A genomic window from Micromonospora violae includes:
- the serS gene encoding serine--tRNA ligase, which produces MLDMELIRKDREAVATALAKRLDPAEVTRALDEIQRLDQERRALITEIDAERQRRKAEARAYAQAKRAGEEPQVAAPEAERKQLAELESQLDEVQARLRDAMSELPNLPSDDVVAGGKEANRVVKTFGEPPVIEKVRDHVELSRALGLVDYERGVKLGGSGFWIYTGVGARLEWALLNYFVDQHIKAGYEFLLPPHLLLDSAGFAAGQFPKFYDDVYHLDSASAPRGQFLLPTSETAILGAYQDEILETPKLPLKAFAYTPCYRRESAGSHSDERGTVRGHQFNKVEIFQFTLPEQADAALEEMLAHAESLVEGLGLHYQRTLLSAGDASASMKKTLDIEVWMPSTGKYKEVSSVSWAGDYQARRAAIRYREPGGKQTRFVHTLNGSALATSRLFPAILEQYQQADGSVLIPKVLQDRLGTDRLTPLR; this is translated from the coding sequence ATGCTCGACATGGAGTTGATCCGGAAGGATCGCGAGGCGGTGGCGACCGCGCTGGCGAAGCGTCTGGATCCCGCCGAGGTCACCCGTGCCCTGGACGAGATCCAGCGGCTCGACCAGGAACGCCGTGCCCTGATCACGGAGATCGACGCCGAGCGGCAGCGCCGCAAGGCCGAGGCCCGGGCGTACGCGCAGGCAAAGCGCGCCGGCGAGGAGCCGCAGGTCGCCGCACCGGAGGCGGAGCGTAAGCAGCTCGCCGAGCTGGAGTCCCAGCTGGACGAGGTGCAGGCCCGGCTGCGCGACGCGATGAGTGAGCTGCCCAACCTGCCCAGCGACGATGTCGTGGCCGGCGGCAAGGAAGCCAACCGGGTCGTGAAGACCTTCGGCGAGCCGCCGGTGATCGAGAAGGTCCGCGACCACGTGGAGCTGAGCCGCGCGCTGGGTCTGGTCGACTACGAGCGCGGCGTGAAGCTCGGCGGGTCCGGTTTCTGGATCTACACGGGGGTCGGCGCCCGGCTGGAGTGGGCGCTGCTCAACTACTTCGTCGACCAGCACATCAAGGCCGGCTACGAGTTCCTGCTCCCGCCGCACCTGCTGCTGGATTCGGCCGGCTTCGCCGCCGGGCAGTTCCCCAAGTTCTACGACGACGTCTACCACCTGGACTCGGCGTCCGCCCCGCGCGGCCAGTTCCTGCTGCCCACGTCGGAGACAGCGATCCTCGGCGCCTACCAGGACGAGATCCTGGAGACCCCGAAGCTGCCGCTGAAGGCGTTCGCGTACACCCCGTGCTACCGGCGGGAGTCGGCCGGCTCGCACTCGGACGAGCGCGGCACGGTGCGGGGGCACCAGTTCAACAAGGTGGAGATCTTCCAGTTCACCCTGCCGGAGCAGGCCGACGCGGCGCTGGAGGAGATGCTCGCCCACGCCGAGAGCCTGGTCGAGGGGCTGGGTCTGCACTACCAGCGCACGCTGCTCTCGGCCGGTGACGCCAGCGCCTCGATGAAGAAGACACTCGACATTGAGGTGTGGATGCCGAGCACCGGCAAGTACAAGGAGGTGTCGTCGGTCTCCTGGGCCGGCGACTACCAGGCTCGTCGGGCCGCCATCCGTTACCGCGAGCCGGGCGGCAAGCAGACCCGCTTCGTGCACACCCTCAACGGGTCGGCGCTGGCCACCAGCCGGCTCTTCCCGGCCATCCTGGAGCAGTACCAGCAGGCCGACGGCAGCGTCCTGATCCCCAAGGTCCTCCAGGACCGCCTGGGCACCGACCGGCTGACCCCCCTGCGCTAG
- a CDS encoding discoidin domain-containing protein: protein MRISEFELSRRRLLILGGAIGAGLAIARPAAAQAAPAGTTPPAAATGPVAKTYHALLLAHTRWAEEQWDPAINAYRLADFRFAVVLGNAVLLISPGYDAAAAGVDRDTLHARTIATIRRFAATNRLTGGTEWGRQLFWDSTFELYFVLAARLLWSDLDEVTRNNVDRIARGQAAYAHSLGTGNDPLSGGWTPNGLTGGWSGDTKLEEMGVYAQAIAPGLAWAADDPAAAAWRERFLTWMLNASGLPAADRANPAVVEGRAVADWNTAHNIHDTFLVENHDSFGPHYQEELWRTAGRTAVHFLTAGQPLPEALTRQPNGAELWRTMRLMASDAGEPFMPMVADRYHLYGRDALPLAFLAQVQGDRHAARAEADLADRLMPYLNYPPENRLTKFSGEPKYEPEARAEIAISYLFHAWRAANGGVVEPVASTTFFAAAAGTRDFGAKAGLTAQQTPTAFAAAVSKTGFVSFQWAPAHDNWLFDTRAASLLPKQSAPVLGRTSAAYTVARDGVDATATVLRVAGGTAGYVTLPTGTVVYATTGIAADEGALTLFNLDMPGVPGLTGTRTFTGEQGSVTLAGQGVGDGGTDEISFAPRSARHVRMLGRSPANQYGYSLFAFAVLDAGGVDRAIGRPTTASSADPAYPAARATDGNSGTRWAVAREERGRTDSWLAVDLGEPTDISGVRLDWEAAYGTRYVIQTSLDGTNWSDAAVVPDSPTIAGSWLDVDGRAGLVVHNAQNPITVTATTVTLSSGPATGSTRMIVEGYAGASRSALAAAASRTLPSGGPEALRVSDADGYLSLFNLSGDDITAAAVTLSQGTTLRLYHGSQVAGSGTTTYQVDLAAATARVEPPRFTVTAAQPEEEIPAGTRFDVTDSHHLRITAPAGHIVKVQVESAAGGTRQRVTVPAGHSKDVAFAGETVTPTSDLARSRTTYPTSPLPAGMTDPSAAVDGDPGTAWQPGPNGRMVIDLGSLQALASVRLTWTPGRRRPITVATSADGLGYGTVASEPKPKPETTISTGSSARYLAVAVADWQPGDARLTSVEVFGA from the coding sequence ATGCGTATCTCCGAATTCGAGCTGAGCAGGCGACGGCTCCTCATCCTTGGCGGCGCCATCGGCGCTGGACTCGCCATCGCCCGACCGGCCGCCGCCCAGGCCGCGCCAGCCGGCACCACGCCACCGGCTGCGGCCACCGGCCCGGTCGCCAAGACCTACCACGCGCTGCTGCTCGCCCACACCCGATGGGCCGAGGAGCAGTGGGATCCGGCGATCAACGCGTACCGCCTCGCGGACTTCAGGTTCGCGGTCGTCCTCGGTAACGCGGTCCTGCTCATCTCGCCCGGGTACGACGCGGCGGCAGCCGGCGTCGACCGGGACACGCTGCACGCCCGTACCATCGCGACCATCCGCCGGTTCGCGGCCACCAACCGGCTCACCGGCGGCACCGAGTGGGGCCGACAGCTGTTCTGGGACAGCACCTTTGAGCTGTACTTCGTCCTGGCCGCCCGACTGCTCTGGTCCGACCTGGACGAGGTGACCCGCAACAACGTCGACCGCATCGCCCGTGGGCAGGCCGCGTACGCCCACTCCCTCGGCACCGGTAACGACCCGCTGAGTGGCGGTTGGACGCCGAACGGCCTCACCGGTGGCTGGAGCGGTGACACCAAGCTCGAGGAGATGGGGGTCTACGCCCAGGCGATCGCGCCCGGCCTGGCCTGGGCGGCGGACGACCCCGCAGCCGCGGCGTGGCGCGAGCGGTTCCTGACGTGGATGCTCAACGCGAGCGGACTACCGGCAGCCGACCGGGCCAACCCCGCCGTCGTCGAGGGGCGGGCGGTCGCGGACTGGAACACCGCTCACAACATCCACGACACGTTCCTCGTCGAGAATCACGACTCCTTCGGCCCGCACTACCAGGAAGAACTGTGGCGCACCGCCGGTCGTACCGCCGTGCACTTCCTGACCGCCGGCCAACCGCTCCCCGAGGCACTCACCCGGCAGCCCAACGGCGCCGAGTTGTGGCGGACCATGCGGCTGATGGCCAGCGATGCCGGCGAACCCTTCATGCCGATGGTCGCGGACCGCTACCACCTGTACGGCCGTGATGCCCTGCCGCTCGCCTTCCTCGCGCAGGTCCAGGGCGACCGGCACGCCGCCCGGGCCGAGGCGGACCTCGCCGACCGGCTCATGCCCTACCTGAACTACCCGCCCGAGAACCGGCTCACCAAGTTCAGCGGCGAGCCGAAGTACGAGCCCGAAGCCCGGGCCGAAATCGCCATCAGCTACCTCTTCCACGCCTGGCGGGCAGCCAACGGCGGCGTGGTCGAACCGGTCGCCAGCACCACGTTCTTCGCGGCGGCGGCGGGCACCCGGGACTTCGGGGCGAAAGCTGGGCTGACCGCCCAGCAAACCCCGACCGCCTTCGCCGCAGCGGTCAGTAAGACCGGATTCGTCTCGTTCCAGTGGGCCCCCGCCCACGACAACTGGCTGTTCGACACCCGGGCCGCCTCGCTGCTGCCGAAGCAGTCCGCGCCGGTCCTCGGTCGCACCTCCGCCGCGTACACCGTGGCCCGGGACGGTGTCGACGCCACGGCGACCGTTCTCCGCGTCGCCGGCGGCACCGCCGGATACGTCACGCTGCCCACCGGTACGGTCGTGTACGCCACCACCGGCATTGCTGCCGATGAGGGCGCGCTCACCCTGTTCAACCTGGACATGCCCGGTGTACCCGGGCTCACCGGCACCCGTACCTTCACCGGCGAACAGGGGTCCGTCACCCTGGCTGGACAGGGCGTCGGCGACGGCGGCACCGACGAGATCAGCTTCGCGCCTCGTTCAGCCCGGCACGTGCGGATGCTCGGCCGATCCCCCGCCAACCAGTACGGCTACTCGCTGTTCGCCTTCGCCGTGCTCGACGCCGGCGGCGTCGACCGCGCCATCGGCCGGCCCACCACGGCCTCGTCCGCTGACCCCGCCTACCCCGCAGCGCGCGCGACCGACGGCAACTCCGGCACCCGCTGGGCGGTCGCCCGGGAGGAACGCGGCCGCACGGACAGTTGGCTCGCCGTCGACCTCGGCGAGCCGACCGACATCAGCGGCGTACGCCTGGACTGGGAGGCCGCGTACGGCACCCGCTACGTCATCCAGACCTCGCTCGACGGCACCAACTGGAGCGACGCGGCGGTGGTGCCGGACAGCCCGACCATCGCCGGCTCCTGGCTGGATGTCGACGGACGGGCGGGTCTGGTCGTCCACAACGCCCAGAATCCGATCACCGTGACCGCGACCACCGTCACCCTGTCCAGCGGACCGGCCACCGGCAGCACTCGAATGATCGTCGAGGGGTACGCGGGCGCGAGCAGGTCGGCCCTGGCCGCCGCGGCGTCGCGAACCCTGCCCAGTGGTGGTCCGGAGGCGTTGCGGGTGAGTGACGCGGACGGATACCTGAGCCTGTTCAACCTGTCCGGCGACGACATCACGGCGGCGGCCGTCACGCTGTCGCAGGGCACCACGCTGCGGCTGTACCACGGAAGCCAGGTCGCCGGGTCGGGGACCACCACCTACCAGGTCGACCTTGCCGCCGCGACGGCACGCGTCGAGCCGCCCCGGTTCACCGTGACCGCCGCACAGCCGGAGGAGGAGATTCCCGCCGGTACCCGGTTCGACGTCACCGACTCGCACCACCTCCGCATCACCGCACCCGCCGGGCACATCGTGAAGGTGCAGGTGGAGTCCGCGGCCGGCGGCACCCGACAGCGGGTGACGGTCCCCGCTGGACACAGCAAGGACGTCGCGTTCGCGGGTGAAACGGTGACGCCGACCAGCGACCTGGCCCGGTCTCGGACGACCTACCCGACGTCACCGCTCCCGGCCGGCATGACCGACCCGTCGGCCGCCGTCGACGGCGACCCGGGGACGGCCTGGCAACCCGGCCCGAACGGCCGAATGGTGATCGACCTCGGATCGCTCCAGGCACTGGCATCGGTCCGCCTGACCTGGACTCCCGGTCGGCGGCGGCCGATCACCGTCGCCACCTCGGCCGACGGACTCGGCTACGGGACGGTCGCCTCGGAGCCGAAGCCGAAACCCGAGACCACCATCTCGACCGGGTCCTCCGCGCGGTACCTGGCGGTCGCGGTCGCCGACTGGCAGCCCGGTGACGCCCGACTGACCTCCGTGGAGGTGTTCGGTGCCTGA
- a CDS encoding cytochrome c biogenesis CcdA family protein gives MTAALLLALTAGMLGAVNPCGFALLPAYLSLLVAGTSDTRGAVGRALTAAAGLTVGYVLVFGAFGLALAPLAGWLRPRLPWLTVALGVLLVLAGCWLLAGRRLPAPGWSARAPRLTRSWPSMALFGAAYALASLGCAIAPFLAIVVTSLQAGSTGQGLALFGAYALGMGLVVAVAALGVALVRDGLVARLRVAGALVPRLSGLVLLLAGGYVAWYGWYELRLAAGRRDALHDPVIRVAAQVQRALADAVDRVGPAVLLAALATLLLIALLAKRARRPT, from the coding sequence GTGACCGCCGCCCTGCTGCTCGCGCTGACCGCCGGCATGCTCGGCGCGGTCAACCCGTGCGGCTTCGCGTTGCTGCCCGCGTACCTCTCGCTGTTGGTCGCCGGGACGTCGGACACCCGCGGCGCGGTCGGCCGCGCGCTCACCGCGGCGGCCGGGCTGACAGTGGGGTACGTGCTGGTGTTCGGCGCGTTCGGCCTGGCGCTCGCGCCGCTGGCCGGGTGGCTGCGGCCCCGGCTGCCGTGGCTGACGGTGGCGCTCGGTGTGCTGCTGGTGCTGGCCGGCTGCTGGCTGCTGGCCGGTCGGCGGCTGCCCGCCCCCGGCTGGTCCGCCCGAGCCCCCCGGCTGACCCGGTCCTGGCCGTCGATGGCGCTGTTCGGCGCGGCGTACGCGTTGGCGTCGCTCGGCTGCGCCATCGCCCCGTTCCTGGCCATCGTGGTGACCAGCCTCCAGGCCGGCTCGACCGGCCAGGGGTTGGCGCTGTTCGGCGCGTACGCCCTCGGGATGGGTCTGGTGGTCGCGGTCGCCGCGCTCGGGGTGGCGCTGGTGCGCGACGGCCTGGTGGCCCGGCTGCGCGTCGCCGGTGCGTTGGTGCCCCGGCTCAGTGGCCTGGTGCTGCTGCTCGCCGGCGGCTATGTCGCCTGGTACGGCTGGTACGAGCTGCGGCTTGCCGCCGGCCGCCGCGACGCGCTGCACGACCCGGTCATCCGGGTGGCCGCCCAGGTCCAGCGAGCCCTGGCCGACGCCGTCGACCGGGTCGGCCCGGCGGTGCTGCTGGCCGCCCTGGCCACCCTGCTCCTAATCGCGCTCCTGGCGAAGCGCGCCCGCCGCCCGACCTGA
- a CDS encoding thioredoxin-like domain-containing protein, translating into MALTRAGQLRRVPAAGQLRRAATVGALVVALFGAAACTGTAPGGPAAAGSAPASTDSPSPPSDAATGGPPAAPAQVPDVLRFTGTTLGGAAFDAAQLAGRPVVLWFWAPWCATCASQAWTVAEIAPKYRDTVPIVGVAGLGERKAMKEFVTEFELGATPQIEDSKGVLWKRFKVTEQSIFVVIDRNGAIVHQGFLDGEALTAKVAALAGA; encoded by the coding sequence ATGGCGTTGACAAGGGCCGGGCAGCTGCGCCGCGTTCCAGCGGCCGGGCAGTTGCGCCGGGCCGCCACCGTCGGGGCGCTCGTCGTGGCCCTGTTCGGCGCTGCGGCCTGCACCGGCACCGCCCCGGGTGGACCCGCCGCCGCCGGATCGGCCCCGGCCTCGACCGACTCACCGTCTCCGCCGAGCGACGCGGCGACCGGCGGACCACCCGCCGCCCCGGCGCAGGTTCCGGACGTTCTGCGCTTCACCGGGACCACCCTCGGCGGGGCGGCGTTCGACGCGGCACAGCTCGCCGGCAGACCCGTGGTGCTGTGGTTCTGGGCGCCGTGGTGCGCCACCTGCGCCAGCCAGGCCTGGACGGTGGCCGAGATCGCACCGAAGTACCGGGACACCGTGCCGATCGTCGGTGTCGCCGGGCTCGGCGAGCGCAAGGCCATGAAGGAGTTCGTCACCGAGTTCGAGCTCGGCGCGACACCACAGATCGAGGACAGCAAGGGAGTGCTCTGGAAGCGGTTCAAGGTGACCGAGCAGAGCATCTTCGTGGTCATCGACCGGAACGGCGCAATCGTCCACCAGGGCTTCCTGGACGGTGAGGCGCTCACCGCCAAGGTCGCCGCACTGGCCGGGGCGTGA
- a CDS encoding NADH-quinone oxidoreductase subunit NuoF family protein, whose product MRTAVPPVACVGEPRLTAGFAEYGRLDLIAHEDVHGPIGPMEPAQLLRLAEGMQLKGKGGAGFPFARKLRAVLESCERQDLAAVVVVNATEGEPASWKDKVLLTRAPHLILDGAALAAYALDADEIVIGVADDGVGRDSLMEALDERRMPVQTTIVTVPHRFISGEGGALVNGINGLPHIPPGTKKRSSDSGVSGLPTLLSNAETYAQLAVGARLGPYEYAALGTDDEPGTVLLTVTGAAGRPAVVECTAGMPLRDVLDLCEVPDVQGILMGGYHGKWITPEAAEKAEVSRKGLAAVGGTLGAGIIVPIGVDTCPLGEAAQVVRYLAGESAGQCGPCKMGLPDLARAVDLAVAGSQPADVVRAAAGEVKGRGACSHPDGTARFALSAIEVFSEDLRLHSTGDGCGRRVKGVMGLPGAPDANPQKLTLDWSRCDGHGLCAHVVPDFIRLDANGYPAFPATPVPTWLREGALKAVKVCPELALRLAKAE is encoded by the coding sequence ATGCGGACCGCCGTGCCGCCGGTCGCCTGCGTGGGCGAGCCCCGGCTCACCGCCGGTTTCGCCGAGTACGGCCGGCTCGACCTGATCGCGCACGAGGACGTGCACGGACCGATCGGCCCGATGGAACCGGCGCAGCTGCTCCGGCTCGCCGAGGGCATGCAACTCAAGGGCAAGGGTGGTGCCGGGTTCCCGTTCGCCCGCAAGCTGCGCGCGGTGCTGGAGTCCTGCGAACGGCAGGACCTCGCCGCAGTGGTGGTGGTCAACGCCACCGAGGGGGAGCCGGCCAGCTGGAAGGACAAGGTGCTGCTGACCCGCGCCCCGCACCTGATCCTGGACGGCGCGGCGCTGGCCGCCTACGCGCTGGACGCCGACGAGATCGTCATCGGCGTGGCCGACGACGGGGTCGGCCGGGACTCGCTGATGGAGGCTCTCGACGAGCGCCGGATGCCGGTGCAGACGACGATCGTCACCGTGCCGCACCGGTTCATCTCCGGCGAGGGGGGTGCCCTGGTCAACGGGATCAACGGGCTGCCGCACATCCCACCGGGCACCAAGAAGCGCTCCAGCGACTCCGGGGTCAGCGGTCTGCCCACCCTGCTGTCCAACGCCGAGACGTACGCCCAGCTCGCCGTCGGCGCCCGACTGGGCCCGTACGAGTACGCGGCGCTCGGCACCGACGACGAGCCGGGCACCGTGCTGCTCACCGTGACCGGCGCGGCGGGCCGACCGGCCGTGGTGGAGTGCACCGCCGGGATGCCGTTGCGTGACGTCCTTGACCTGTGCGAGGTGCCGGACGTCCAGGGCATCCTGATGGGCGGCTACCACGGCAAGTGGATCACCCCGGAGGCGGCGGAGAAGGCCGAGGTCTCCCGCAAGGGCCTGGCTGCGGTCGGCGGCACCCTCGGCGCGGGCATCATCGTCCCGATCGGTGTCGACACCTGCCCGCTCGGCGAGGCCGCCCAGGTGGTCCGCTACCTGGCTGGCGAGTCCGCCGGGCAGTGCGGCCCGTGCAAGATGGGCCTGCCGGACCTGGCCCGCGCGGTGGACCTGGCCGTCGCCGGCAGCCAACCGGCGGACGTGGTGCGCGCCGCGGCCGGCGAGGTGAAGGGCCGGGGCGCGTGCAGCCACCCGGACGGCACCGCCCGGTTCGCGCTCTCCGCGATCGAGGTCTTCAGCGAGGACCTGCGGCTGCACAGCACCGGCGACGGTTGTGGCCGACGGGTCAAGGGCGTGATGGGGCTGCCGGGCGCGCCCGACGCGAACCCGCAGAAGCTCACCCTGGACTGGTCGCGCTGTGACGGGCACGGCCTCTGCGCGCACGTCGTACCGGACTTCATCCGGCTCGACGCGAACGGATATCCCGCCTTCCCGGCCACCCCGGTGCCGACCTGGCTGCGGGAGGGCGCGCTGAAGGCGGTCAAGGTCTGCCCGGAGCTGGCTCTGCGGCTCGCCAAGGCCGAATAG
- a CDS encoding alpha-amylase, with the protein MHRRRRGSALLALGLIASLLVPSTVTAPPAVAAPSGGKKVIVQLFEWNWPSVASECQSTLGPKGYGYVQVSPPQEHVRGNQWWLAYQPVSYRIESRKGTRAQFQSMVNTCHAAGVKVIVDAVINHMSGQDNGGTGWAGSSYSHYDYPGIYQTQDFHHCGRNGGDDIANYNDRYEVQNCELVNLSDLKTESDYVRTKIASYLNDLLSLGVDGFRLDASKHMPAADIAAIKGKLSRSAYLVQEVIHGAGEPIQPTEYTGNGDVHEFRYGKDLARVFRSERLAYLRNFGEGWGHLPTGPASVFVDNHDTQRDSGGVLTYKDRGIYALANAFMLAWPYGSPTVMSSYTFSSRDAGPPSDGANKTLNTTCYSGWECEHRWPVIANMVGFRNATEGAGVANWYGNGNNHIAFSRSGKGYLTVNDEDAAVNGRSYFSGLPAGRYCDVIHGTYAGGTCSGPVITVDGNGWFAANVPAHDAVAIHIGARL; encoded by the coding sequence ATGCACCGACGTCGACGCGGCTCGGCGCTCCTCGCCCTCGGCCTGATCGCCAGCCTGCTCGTCCCCAGCACCGTGACGGCGCCCCCGGCCGTCGCCGCCCCGTCCGGCGGCAAGAAGGTCATCGTCCAGCTCTTCGAGTGGAACTGGCCCTCGGTGGCCAGCGAGTGCCAGAGCACCCTCGGCCCGAAGGGGTACGGCTACGTGCAGGTCTCACCCCCGCAGGAGCACGTGCGGGGCAACCAGTGGTGGCTGGCGTACCAGCCGGTCAGCTATCGGATCGAGTCCCGCAAGGGCACCCGGGCCCAGTTCCAGTCGATGGTGAACACCTGCCACGCCGCCGGGGTCAAGGTCATCGTCGACGCGGTGATCAACCACATGTCCGGTCAGGACAACGGCGGCACCGGCTGGGCCGGCTCGTCCTACTCGCACTACGACTACCCGGGCATCTACCAGACCCAGGACTTCCACCACTGCGGACGCAACGGCGGCGACGACATCGCCAACTACAACGACCGGTACGAGGTGCAGAACTGCGAACTGGTCAACCTCTCCGACCTGAAGACCGAGTCGGACTACGTCCGTACGAAGATCGCCTCGTACCTCAACGACCTGCTCTCGCTCGGCGTGGACGGTTTCCGGCTGGACGCCAGCAAGCACATGCCGGCCGCCGACATCGCCGCGATCAAGGGCAAGTTGTCGCGCTCGGCGTACCTCGTCCAGGAGGTCATCCACGGTGCCGGCGAGCCGATCCAGCCGACCGAGTACACCGGCAACGGCGACGTGCACGAGTTCCGCTACGGCAAGGACCTGGCCCGGGTGTTCCGCTCCGAACGGCTGGCGTACCTGCGCAACTTCGGCGAGGGCTGGGGGCACCTGCCCACCGGCCCGGCGTCGGTGTTCGTCGACAACCACGACACCCAACGCGACTCCGGCGGAGTGTTGACCTACAAGGACCGCGGGATCTACGCCCTGGCGAACGCCTTCATGCTGGCCTGGCCGTACGGCTCCCCCACCGTCATGTCCAGCTACACCTTCAGCAGCCGGGACGCCGGCCCGCCGTCGGACGGTGCCAACAAGACGCTCAACACCACCTGCTACTCCGGCTGGGAATGTGAACACCGCTGGCCGGTGATCGCCAACATGGTCGGCTTCCGCAACGCCACCGAGGGCGCCGGCGTGGCCAACTGGTACGGCAACGGCAACAACCACATCGCGTTCAGTCGCAGCGGCAAGGGCTACCTCACCGTCAACGACGAGGATGCCGCGGTGAACGGCCGCTCCTACTTCAGCGGGCTGCCCGCCGGCCGATACTGCGACGTCATCCACGGCACGTACGCGGGCGGCACGTGCAGCGGACCGGTGATCACGGTGGACGGTAACGGCTGGTTCGCGGCCAACGTACCGGCACATGACGCGGTCGCCATCCACATCGGCGCGCGACTCTAG
- a CDS encoding L,D-transpeptidase family protein, translating into MSFDRKSPSRRRGLWVTAAIGVPVLLVTALLVGQALTPSSTAPEDRTVVVADPTPSSVEQSPEESIPPAAPAPDGLPVVDYDPAPKGFPADPASMDVTPLTEGAHPTRRIAAYDAPGGRPRAFLEPTIRGVELTMPIAQRRAGWTAVLLPSANRRLAWLPPGGFETVPLRDQIVVERKVHRLTWYRAGKAVRSWEVSLGQSGQETPLGRTFILGRTPPPESVYGGVDIYALGSVPDDPESVPDGLRGAHIGVHTWHNDDELGENTTNGCIRLTRSGQRELLAEVRPGSSVVVVDQLAAPPPTA; encoded by the coding sequence GTGTCGTTTGACCGAAAGTCTCCGTCTCGTCGCCGCGGGCTCTGGGTGACCGCCGCGATCGGCGTACCCGTGTTGCTGGTGACCGCGCTGCTGGTCGGCCAGGCCCTCACCCCGAGCTCGACGGCCCCCGAGGACCGCACCGTGGTGGTGGCCGACCCGACCCCGAGCAGTGTGGAGCAGAGCCCGGAGGAGTCGATCCCACCGGCCGCGCCCGCCCCGGACGGGCTGCCGGTGGTCGACTACGACCCCGCACCCAAAGGGTTCCCCGCCGATCCGGCCAGCATGGACGTCACGCCGCTGACCGAGGGCGCGCACCCGACCAGACGGATCGCCGCGTACGACGCGCCGGGCGGTCGTCCGCGCGCCTTCCTCGAACCGACGATCCGCGGTGTCGAGCTGACCATGCCGATCGCCCAGCGGCGCGCCGGCTGGACGGCCGTCCTGCTGCCCTCAGCCAACCGACGGCTCGCCTGGCTCCCTCCCGGCGGGTTCGAGACCGTGCCACTGCGCGACCAGATCGTGGTGGAACGCAAGGTCCACCGGCTCACCTGGTACCGGGCCGGCAAGGCGGTGCGCTCCTGGGAGGTCAGCCTCGGCCAGTCCGGCCAGGAGACGCCACTCGGGCGGACCTTCATCCTGGGCCGCACCCCACCGCCGGAGTCGGTCTACGGCGGGGTGGACATCTACGCCCTCGGTTCGGTGCCGGACGACCCGGAGTCGGTGCCCGACGGGCTGCGCGGCGCGCACATCGGCGTGCACACCTGGCACAACGACGACGAGTTGGGCGAGAACACCACCAACGGCTGCATCCGGCTGACCCGCAGCGGTCAGCGGGAACTGCTCGCCGAGGTCCGCCCCGGCAGCAGCGTCGTCGTGGTCGACCAACTGGCCGCCCCGCCACCGACCGCCTGA
- a CDS encoding response regulator transcription factor, translated as MSAEPAPIRLLLADDQALVRGALAALLSLEEDLTVVAEVGRGDEVVPEARRSAPDVALLDVEMPGLDGIAATAQLRAALPTCRVLVVTTFGRPGYLRRAMEAGASGFVVKDTPARQLADAVRRVHAGLRVVDPTLAAETLAVGVSPLTERETEVLRTARGGGTVADLARVLHLSEGTVRNHLSAAIGKTGARNRADAIRVAEQNGWLLGE; from the coding sequence GTGAGCGCCGAACCCGCGCCGATCAGGCTGCTGCTCGCCGACGACCAGGCGCTGGTCCGGGGTGCGCTGGCCGCCCTGCTCTCGCTGGAGGAGGACCTGACCGTGGTCGCCGAGGTCGGCCGGGGCGACGAGGTGGTGCCCGAGGCTCGACGCAGCGCCCCCGACGTCGCCCTGCTGGACGTCGAGATGCCCGGCCTGGACGGGATCGCCGCCACCGCCCAGTTGCGGGCCGCGCTGCCGACCTGCCGGGTGCTGGTGGTGACCACCTTCGGTCGACCCGGTTACCTTCGCCGGGCGATGGAGGCCGGTGCGAGCGGTTTCGTGGTCAAGGACACCCCGGCCCGGCAGCTCGCCGACGCGGTCCGCCGGGTGCACGCGGGCCTGCGGGTGGTCGACCCGACACTGGCCGCGGAGACGCTGGCCGTCGGCGTCAGCCCGCTGACCGAGCGGGAGACCGAGGTGCTGCGGACCGCGCGCGGCGGTGGCACCGTCGCCGACCTGGCCCGGGTGCTGCACCTGTCCGAGGGGACGGTACGCAACCATCTGTCGGCGGCGATCGGCAAGACCGGTGCGCGTAACCGGGCCGACGCGATCCGGGTCGCCGAGCAGAACGGCTGGCTGCTCGGCGAGTGA